In Schistocerca serialis cubense isolate TAMUIC-IGC-003099 chromosome 3, iqSchSeri2.2, whole genome shotgun sequence, the following proteins share a genomic window:
- the LOC126470010 gene encoding ADP-sugar pyrophosphatase-like gives MNNNVSCRFVKEEHISSGDWLSLARITYLDQNGTPRVWEGATRLTRTDNAKIDAVGVIAFYKRLLHYDCIILVKQYRPALKAYSIEMPAGLVQENESPDESALRELKEITGFTGKIKKIGPILAMDPGASNCSMRLVTVEVNGDDVDNLNLKINGNGVRFKEPLLIPVSELLEKLSAYASAGFIIDSRIDAFAIGLVMGNQNRKNKIPTTLL, from the exons ATGAACAACAACGTCAGCTGTCGCTTCGTGAAGGAGGAGCACATCAGCTCCGGAGACTGGCTCTCGCTCGCCAGGATCACCTACCTCGACCAGAACGGCACGCCCAG AGTTTGGGAAGGTGCAACAAGGCTGACAAGAACTGACAATGCCAAGATTGATGCAGTTGGTGTCATTGCTTTTTACAAAAGACTGCTGCATTATGACTGTATTATTCTTGTCAAGCAATACAGGCCAGCATTGAAGGCTTATAGTATTGAAATGCCAGCAG GTCTAGTTCAAGAAAATGAGTCTCCTGATGAATCAGCATTGAGAGAACTCAAGGAAATCACGGGTTTCACAGGAAAGATCAAGAAGATTGGTCCAATACTAGCAATGGACCCTGGTGCTTCTAACTGCTCAATGCGTCTGGTCACAGTGGAG GTGAATGGTGATGATGTTGATAACCTGAATTTGAAAATTAATGGAAATGGAGTCCGATTTAAGGAACCACTCCTGATTCCTGTATCGGAACTTTTGGAGAAATTGAGTG CATATGCATCTGCAGGATTTATCATCGATTCAAGAATTGATGCATTTGCCATTGGTTTGGTTATGGGTAACCAGAACAGGAAAAACAAAATACCCACCACACTGCTGTGA